Within Wyeomyia smithii strain HCP4-BCI-WySm-NY-G18 chromosome 2, ASM2978416v1, whole genome shotgun sequence, the genomic segment tggcatcactggtggTTAACCACTCTAGAGAGAATGCATAACAGAACGCCGTGCGGAGTACACTGCTGAGATCAATTCGATATAATTcaaagagcaaacatgcgtgacgtacggctggattattttttttcagtttcgaggtGCATTGTAAACACCGTTGTCTACTTTCCTACCTGGGTATATGTTTCTCTCACAACGCACGTTCTGCAGTGATCTGTTGTGTTTGAGAGTAATGTCGgtaatgtcctttcgtgtgaaaAAGATCACACCAGTTTGCTATCTCTCTGGAGAAATATTTTAGCAGGAtttgctgctctcttcaagcaactGCGTCGCTTTGCTCATTAATTTGAGGTCTTtgtcatgctgaacgccaacgcgagcagTCGGGTGAGAAACTAGCCGTAGGTAGAACTGTTCAATAACCTAGGCTCTGGTTGTAGTGGACGTGAATAACGGCGCAGGACGATTTGCCTTGCCGTGTAGTAATGATACACATTTAGATTTGAATCATGTCTATGTAATCCTTGTGCAGCTGATGTGTTATGCTTTCCACACATTTTTGTGAACTGTGTGAACTGAGAGGCCACAGTGGCTGCATAAGACTTGAAGTTTTGCGTGATAAAGGCGTTTACTTTGTCCTTCTTTGTTTATTTAGTGCATTTCTCGGCTCTCTCAGGCTGAATTTTGATGGGATTCTTTTCATTTATGGCTTCAATGGTCTAGGTGGTTTtgggcttattttcaaaattgtttttcttaTTCATTTACTAACATTTATTTCGTTTATTCACTAAGTAAAACCACAGAAATGGCAGTGCTTATTTTGTAATATTTCGAAAAGTTTCTGGGCAACTAAATTATCATTCTTGAAAACTCCATGGCAACACTGAATTAGACACACAATTTATCAGTTGAATCACCCTGTCAGCAAATGCTATTCATTCGGTACATGACAAGAGGAGGGAACGCGTCGGAAAGTTCGAGTAACAAAATACATTGTTTCGTGTCAAGTTAACCGCGTTTTATTTGCGATTCCTCGAGAATTCCCCACATTGGTGACCCGCGACACTAAAATTCACGCATATTACGAAAGAGTTCGATTCTGTTCGCGTCGGTTCGAAAAATGGAGAACGCCGCTCCAGCAGCTGCCGCGGTTTCAGTGAAGCTTCCAGAATTCTGGAAGTCCGACCCGGTAATGTGGTTTGCCCAAGCCGATGCCCAGTTCACCCTCGCTGGAATTCAGAACGACCAAACTCAATTTTTTCACATCCTTGCCAAAGTGGATCAGACGGTATTGCGTCATATTTTAAATCTCGTTGCACAGCcgccaaacgaaaacaaatacaAAGCAATCAAAGACCGAATAATTTCCAGATTTGAGCTATCGATGCAGGTTAAGCTGGAAAAACTGTTAGGCTCTTGTGATATGGGTGATATGCGGCCAACCCACTTGCTTGCAAAAATGCAGGAACTCGCTATTGGATTAAACGTTAACGAAGAGCTGTTGAAATGTATTTTTACAGCGTATGCCTCCAAGCGTGAAAGCTGTGAAAGCTGATTGAAAATCAGTGATGGCAGTCTCGCAAATCTAGCGGAAATGGCAGATAAAATGGGAGACTCTTCTAGCGCTCAAGTAGCGGCAGCAACGCACTCAGTTGCTCCAACCTTTCATGATCTTGAAGTTCAGAATGCCGCGCTCACCGAAGAGATCCGTCGACTTAAATCCAGTACAACTAGAAGCCGCAGTCGCTCATGTTCTCGCCGATCGGAAAATGCCGAGCAAATGCTGGTATTGCTGGTATCATAGACAATATGGAGCTCGCGCACAGCAATGTCGTCCTTCTTgtcgtttttcaaaaaactaggAAATTCCCCGTCTCACGCGGTAGAGATAGGAGAAGTTTTATCGAACAGCCGTCTTATTGTCTTCGATCGCACATCCAAAAAACGTTTTCTTATTGATACCGATCTTCCCATTGATATTGATCTTTTTTCCATTATTCCTGCTCCGACAAAGCAAAAGCTCCAAACAACAGCACCCTGTGAACTGCATGCAGCTAACGGCACAGTTATTAAAACTTACAGACACTGCTTCATCACAACCGATTTGGGGTTACGGGTGACCGCAGCATTGATACGCAGTGTTACAACCACTAGCATCAATCACCCGTTCCGCGAGATGCTTGCGGAATTTCGTGAGATCACATTACCTAGTATAC encodes:
- the LOC129720140 gene encoding uncharacterized protein LOC129720140 translates to MENAAPAAAAVSVKLPEFWKSDPVMWFAQADAQFTLAGIQNDQTQFFHILAKVDQTVLRHILNLVAQPPNENKYKAIKDRIISRFELSMQVKLEKLLGSCDMGDMRPTHLLAKMQELAIGLNVNEELLKCIFTAYASKRESCES